AGTaagtttttaccaaaaaaaatatgcatcaaTATTAATGTAttactatataatattaaatattttaaaataaatggcaaataaatatataattaaagataaagttttttttttgaaaaatttaaatttaatttgaaaatattaattatatttaaatgttttcattggttatatcattttatttttgttttggattttgtgatattttatatatttaattctgcctattatctaaaatattaaataaaatataaattttttatataatattatatttttcaaatttttagtgAAAAATGTCATCGTGAATATTTGTATATTGGTTGTCCACAAATCGACATTATCATTATGCatcttaattataattttagtatAACTTTTTCCGCTcaaaaaatactttaaatagaatatttatcggtgcaattttttttaaaaaaaacacataaaagACCTATGAAACAATTTAACAAGTTATTTTTATGAGATAAATTTCGACCCCATccatatgttaaaaatattacacTTGATTTGTTTTAAAccactttttattttaatcctTGTTTTAACTTTCAAAAAATGGTTGAATAATTTTCAAATCTTGGTTAATAGGGCATTATTATGGAAGTACCTTCCTACCAAAAGTAACTTGTAAATAATatcactttaatttttttttgttttttgaagccaaaaaaaaaaaaaaaaaaaaaaaaaatccctttTTCATATTAAAAGTTCTCGTTCTAGTTttcgtaaataaaaaattgcaaaaaagaTAGATTAATTGGGATGGGATTAAATTGTGAAAATTATTGGTTTTTGGTATGAAAGtgcaatatttatatttgtaacCAACAAATTACATTGACGGAGTAGTTTCCATTTCAGAAGTCAAATCATTCCCATTCCCATTCCTTTCCATCCAAATTTTGAGCTTAGGGTTTTAAGGGCTTAAGGGTTATCTGCAAGAAATCAGTGTAAATAGGAGCAAAAATGCAGCAACACGCACCCCAAGGAATGAATTCTGCTACCACCCCGTCTCCTCTCAGTCTCGTCTCCACCGAGCAGATTCAAAAGGTTAACGTTTTTCGagttttttgttttcatttattattattcttttgtttttctcGAAAATATGGCGTAtgattcatgtttttttttttgttggaaaacgctatattttgatttttctctattatttatttattttttggggCGGGTGTACATTGGACCACTTCTGAAAATTACATGCCTTTTCTGCAGtatctaaaaaataatttgaaattcccCACTTGTATGACTACGGGATGAAGTGTGGGATTTATAAGTTAATTTTGTTCTGCGATTTATATGACTACGGGTCATCATGCCAAAATCTTACGTTGGTAAATTGTGGTCGATGCAGTTGTTGGATGAGAACAAAAACTTGATCATGGCTATACTGGAAAGCCAAAAAATTGGGAAAATGGCTGAATGTGCTCAGTGAGTCGCATTTGATTCGTTTCCATGCGAATTTATTGTATttatgtgaaatttttttagttttatgtttatattttccTCAAGTTGTTTCAGTTTTTGCCGGTATTTGACTCTATATAGAAAATGAATACTGATGTCTTGAATGAATTTGTGCTTCATCTGTGCTACCGGATCATTATAGGGTTGCGGTAATAAATAATCCGCGGCTGTGATCCAATTCAATTctttaatatttgaatatgatGAAGTTTGCTAGGATTTCGACCTTGCAAAGACTTGTTATTTAAATTTACATAGGCCATTTTTCTCATAACATGGACACCTTTTGCTTTAGTAGTGTGCTAATTGAATGCATTTCGTTTGTTGAGTAGTCATGTTCAAAGTGAAATACTTATTCATGGTAAAAAAAAACTAGTATTTAGTATCTACACAAGGGAGAATTGGGGAGAcaataaaagaagaagaaaaggtgTGGGACTCTTCTTTCTAAATCAGATGTGTATGAAATGGTATGCTATGCTATTCTTGTATGTATATACATGACTTGATGAGATTATAGCCAAAGTTCACTTAAACACCAAGTTTTCCGAggtcattttcatttttcatattattttttacaaacaGTACACAATCATTTTTCAGGCAATACTTCTCTCCAATCATTAATCTAAACTCCAATATGAAACACTTCACCATGTATGTTGAGCCACGTGGCATGCTctgttaattaaataattcagGTATCAAGCCATTCTTCAGAAGAACTTAATGTATTTAGCTGCCATCGCTGATGCTCAGCCACAAGGATCAACCGCACCCCCTTCACAGGTCTCTAGCATGTCTTCTATACTTGCTATAAATACATTCCCTCTTTAACATTGAGCTGTATTTGCAGCTTCCCACTAGTTCTCTTACCCCACCCGGAAGCCATGTGCTGCAGTCTCACGCAACAACTGTTCAACAGCAACAAGTCGGCGTTCCTGTTGCAAAGTTACCTTTCCAGCTCAATTCTCTGAGGTCTCAAGACCAACAAAATCAGCTTCTACAATTCCAACAACAGCAGTTGCAAGGCCATTTTGGTCATGGAGGGATAACTAATAATGGTATGCATCTACTTATGCAACCTGGAGTTACCGGTTCAGGTAATTTGATGGATTTAAGAGGAAGCCAGCTGGGTGCTATGGAGTCTAATCCTGGTGACGGCCACGGACACTCTGCTCTGGGATCCGTTGATGGACGAGAATGAATGCAGGAGTCTTGATTTGTCGTGGGAGGTTTATTGGTGATACTCAAATTCAACCCTTTATGGTTGCTTAGGTGGACTTTTTCTGAGTGATTGTATTTCTCAGTTTCTTATACATCTGACTTGAGATGCATCATTTTGGTTAAATGTTGCTAAGGTGTTACCTAATCGGCTTGGCATGAAACCTTGTAGTAAATTTTGTTTAGGCAGCAGCACACCCTTTGACCTCAGTGTTATTTTGTTTCACGAAGCTGAAGCTGAAGCTGAAGCTGAAGCAGCTGTTGGTGGTGTATGGCGTGTGTGTGTTTGCACTTACTTGTGGACATTTATGTAAACATCAATTATACAACGTCTACCTATTGAGATATACAATTCACACATAGGTGccctaaaacaaaattttgaagttGACACTAAAAGCCGAAATGAGTCACCCTGTTCACCTATGCGGTGATGTTCATATATCGGATGTGTATGTTTTGGATATGTTTCATTATATCCAATATAAGAGTTTCATCTCATAGTTGTGCACGGATATGAACATGGTGAGtgatcaatatttcaaaattttatatatatatttgataaaatatatatgatataaaatcacataaacGGCTTGTTAGATGTAAAGATCTGACTAATaaatccattttaaaatttaaaattctgtataattgtttttatattactcaaattgtttgattttcattaaccaagttaaaattatttagatTGTTAAATATTAACTATCATGTCTAACAATTAAGAATTAAAGAAAAAGATTACATTTTGATTTCAAATGATTCGAACTATGATCGAATCGACTGCAACTGTTAAAACGGGTGACTCACTGGTGACCCGTTTTGGTTTTTATTGCACCATTTGCAGGAGCAGGGGGTTTTTGAATCATGGTTCAGCTTAGACAAAtgattattattagttaaacATGAATCTTTTATGCTTGTATTTTGTATATTTGACtccatatttttttcataagaaaaaaattgcatgaaacttttaaaaatcgacatttttatttttataaagtaaaataCTAATTCTCATAAATTTTTGAGTAATACAGATGAAAATTAGACGCACAAACACaaagaagatgaaattcaagTTCTTTCCATTAAACCGAATATAATAAGAATAATGTTATAAATAAGTCAGTATTCAGAATCAGATTTTTGTCCAATAAGTACAACCGGAGATTAAAAAATGAAACTTTACAGTTTCCCTCCCGTCACCGTCTCCAAATGTTGACCATATGATCCGAAACATATCCTGCAAAAACAAACCCCGAAATTTATATCATAAGAATGACAATGATTACAAATAATTCATTGAAGTCAACATATAACCACCAAAAAAttgatatcaaaattattaacgCTATATTTGATTTAGAAATTTTGATGGGAAATTTGGATCAATAGATTTCAGATATAACTCGATTAAGTCAGAAGTTCAACAATCAATATTGACCAAACTTGTTTCCATGATTTTATGTCCTTTTCCTCCCAAGTATCTCCATCCTAAGGCAATTCAAGGTTGCATTTGAAGAAAGAAATTTGAAAGAgaggaatg
The genomic region above belongs to Primulina huaijiensis isolate GDHJ02 unplaced genomic scaffold, ASM1229523v2 scaffold16847, whole genome shotgun sequence and contains:
- the LOC140965956 gene encoding GRF1-interacting factor 2-like; translation: MQQHAPQGMNSATTPSPLSLVSTEQIQKLLDENKNLIMAILESQKIGKMAECAQYQAILQKNLMYLAAIADAQPQGSTAPPSQLPTSSLTPPGSHVLQSHATTVQQQQVGVPVAKLPFQLNSLRSQDQQNQLLQFQQQQLQGHFGHGGITNNGMHLLMQPGVTGSGNLMDLRGSQLGAMESNPGDGHGHSALGSVDGRE